A region from the Oceanidesulfovibrio marinus genome encodes:
- a CDS encoding ABC transporter ATP-binding protein, which produces MEGVVLEGVGVSYDGVWACKDIHLGIRKGEFFTFLGPSGCGKTTLLRLIAGFITPQSGAVFLDGKDITHLAPEKRKVGMVFQNYSLFPFLTVYQNIEYGVAIQNKTPRERKETVALYMDMVGLAGFGGRKVTELSGGEQQRVALARSLAVEPSVLLLDEPLSNLDARLRDAMRGEIKSLQKRLGITTIFVTHDQTEALTLSDRVAVFNKGRVEQIGTPLEIYNAPRNVFVAGFVGDTNLFRVTTDNDRARLAHGIELRMPGAARGQGHLSIRPQDIELSSSPVDAPNTLQGQLAGRQLNGVWIDLIVHVGEFVFRVAQLNTAARKSEPQPGEPVWMTLPEKALRLLED; this is translated from the coding sequence ATGGAGGGCGTTGTCCTCGAAGGTGTAGGGGTCTCCTACGATGGAGTCTGGGCCTGCAAAGACATCCATCTGGGCATACGCAAAGGAGAGTTCTTCACCTTTCTCGGCCCTTCCGGTTGTGGAAAAACCACTCTGCTGCGCCTGATCGCGGGGTTCATCACTCCGCAATCAGGCGCGGTTTTTCTGGATGGCAAAGACATCACCCATCTGGCGCCGGAAAAGCGCAAGGTGGGCATGGTGTTCCAGAACTACTCCCTGTTCCCCTTTCTGACCGTGTACCAGAACATAGAGTACGGGGTGGCCATTCAAAACAAGACGCCCCGGGAGCGGAAGGAAACCGTTGCGCTCTACATGGACATGGTCGGGCTGGCCGGATTCGGCGGCCGCAAGGTGACGGAGCTTTCCGGAGGCGAGCAGCAGCGCGTGGCTCTGGCCAGATCCCTGGCTGTGGAGCCCAGCGTTCTGCTACTTGACGAACCGCTTTCCAATCTCGACGCCCGCCTTCGCGACGCCATGCGAGGCGAGATAAAATCGCTGCAGAAGCGGCTGGGAATAACCACCATCTTCGTGACCCACGATCAGACCGAAGCCCTGACCCTTTCGGACCGTGTGGCCGTGTTCAACAAGGGCCGCGTGGAGCAGATCGGGACACCCCTGGAAATCTACAACGCGCCGCGGAATGTCTTCGTGGCCGGGTTCGTAGGCGACACCAACCTGTTCCGGGTAACAACGGACAACGACAGAGCCCGTCTGGCCCATGGAATCGAGCTACGGATGCCAGGTGCGGCGCGTGGACAAGGCCATCTTTCCATCAGACCTCAGGACATAGAGCTATCCAGCTCTCCCGTGGATGCGCCCAACACCTTGCAGGGACAGCTGGCCGGGCGCCAGCTGAACGGGGTCTGGATCGACCTGATCGTGCATGTGGGTGAGTTTGTCTTCCGTGTGGCGCAACTGAATACCGCCGCCCGTAAGTCGGAACCGCAGCCCGGAGAACCTGTCTGGATGACCCTGCCCGAAAAAGCCCTCAGACTGCTTGAGGACTGA
- a CDS encoding extracellular solute-binding protein — MNIGNCIRWAVFTLLAAILVPTVALASDALEEKVVVYSTHGESMLEVVADAFEKETGVKVEFINLKGELADRVRAEKANPQSDVMYGAPSSVYQELKAEDLFAPCTPSWADKIQPIFKDKDGYWYGTIQTPVLMFYNSEMMSKDEAPKDWWDLADPKYKDTMVFRNALSSSARATYSSLLQQFEKKGELKEGWKFLKAVDANTKRYYGSGSLQFQAVGRKEAAISFAVLNSIIDNKIKNKMPLEIIDATSGSPVITDGIAVIKGAKHPNAAQAFVEFAGGAKVQSMLANQFNRMPTLPDAIASSPAWMGEIKFRVMDVDWGALASKQSEWMQHWDSEIKDSGKDAK; from the coding sequence ATGAACATTGGAAACTGCATCAGATGGGCCGTCTTCACCCTGCTGGCGGCCATTCTTGTCCCCACTGTAGCTCTTGCCTCCGACGCACTGGAAGAGAAGGTCGTCGTCTACTCGACCCACGGCGAGTCCATGCTGGAGGTTGTGGCGGATGCTTTCGAAAAGGAGACCGGCGTGAAGGTCGAGTTCATCAACCTCAAAGGCGAGCTGGCCGACAGGGTTCGCGCCGAGAAGGCCAACCCCCAGTCCGATGTCATGTACGGCGCGCCTTCCTCCGTATATCAGGAGCTCAAGGCGGAAGATCTCTTCGCTCCCTGCACGCCGAGTTGGGCGGACAAGATCCAGCCCATCTTCAAGGACAAGGACGGCTACTGGTACGGCACCATCCAGACCCCGGTGCTGATGTTCTACAACAGCGAAATGATGAGCAAGGACGAGGCGCCCAAGGACTGGTGGGACCTGGCCGACCCCAAGTACAAAGACACCATGGTTTTCAGAAACGCCCTGTCCTCCTCGGCCCGCGCCACCTACTCCTCGCTGCTGCAGCAGTTCGAGAAAAAAGGTGAGCTGAAAGAGGGATGGAAATTCCTGAAGGCGGTGGACGCCAATACCAAGCGGTACTACGGCAGCGGTTCGCTCCAATTCCAGGCCGTGGGCCGGAAGGAGGCTGCCATCAGCTTTGCCGTGCTCAACTCGATTATCGACAACAAGATCAAGAACAAAATGCCGCTGGAGATCATCGACGCAACCAGCGGTTCTCCGGTCATCACCGACGGCATCGCAGTGATCAAGGGCGCGAAGCACCCGAACGCGGCGCAGGCCTTTGTGGAATTTGCCGGCGGCGCCAAGGTCCAGTCCATGCTCGCGAACCAGTTCAACCGCATGCCCACCCTTCCCGATGCAATAGCCAGCTCCCCGGCATGGATGGGCGAGATCAAGTTCCGCGTCATGGACGTGGACTGGGGCGCTCTGGCCTCCAAGCAATCCGAGTGGATGCAGCACTGGGATTCGGAAATAAAAGACTCGGGCAAGGATGCGAAGTAG
- a CDS encoding protein phosphatase 2C domain-containing protein: MTGTGNINEDFLITEGNLFGVFDGATSLTPATYENGLTGGFLASNAAAKAFKQNDRPLFELAERANLRIRQAMIERNVNLDDRGCLWSTSAAVVRIRSDTLEWAQIGDCRIICIYTTGEYEFLCEGSNQDVETLCLWKDICRTTDAPIHEAMQNQLLKVRSGMNRDYGVFNGEPEALNFLHSGERQLAGICQLLLFTDGLLLPNPTPEQQPDFDEHVDIFRQNGLQELGDRIRTLEATDMDCRIYPRFKAHDDIAAIAVHV, translated from the coding sequence GTGACCGGCACCGGAAACATCAACGAAGATTTCCTGATTACGGAGGGAAATCTGTTCGGCGTGTTCGACGGTGCAACCAGCCTGACTCCCGCTACGTACGAGAATGGTCTCACAGGCGGATTCCTGGCCTCGAACGCCGCCGCCAAAGCTTTCAAGCAAAATGACCGGCCCCTGTTCGAGCTTGCGGAACGCGCCAACCTGCGCATCCGGCAGGCCATGATCGAGCGCAATGTAAATCTGGATGACAGAGGCTGCCTCTGGAGCACGAGCGCCGCGGTGGTCCGCATCCGAAGCGACACGCTTGAGTGGGCGCAGATCGGGGATTGCCGGATCATCTGCATATACACCACGGGCGAGTACGAGTTCCTGTGCGAAGGATCGAACCAGGATGTCGAGACCCTGTGCCTGTGGAAGGACATCTGCCGGACCACGGACGCCCCGATCCATGAGGCTATGCAGAACCAGCTCCTCAAGGTCCGCTCCGGCATGAACAGGGATTACGGCGTGTTCAACGGGGAACCCGAGGCCCTGAATTTTCTCCACTCCGGCGAGCGCCAGCTTGCCGGCATCTGCCAACTACTCCTTTTCACCGACGGATTGCTGCTGCCAAACCCAACCCCTGAGCAACAGCCTGATTTTGATGAACATGTTGATATCTTCAGGCAAAACGGCCTTCAGGAGCTCGGAGACCGCATCAGGACCCTGGAAGCCACGGACATGGATTGTCGTATCTACCCGCGATTCAAGGCGCATGACGACATAGCGGCCATTGCCGTCCATGTGTGA
- the hisC gene encoding histidinol-phosphate transaminase, with protein sequence MSLPALDRLVPAHIQRFEPYYPSKPDHVLKRMYHVDTLHRLNNNENPLGPPAAVHRLVESFSPETVPVYPNGDCFDLRLQLAQKFSKDPDQFLVGNGSCEVISSVIKAFCEEGDNIITADKTFAVYEWVAEFSGIEARLIPLREGAFDPQAMLEAMDERTKILFVCNPNNPTGTYWDADTMKDFLERAGDGRIIVLDEAYFEYVDKADYPNGMELMRQHPNIIVFRTFSKMYALAAARIGYLCGSPEVVNIVRRTHIVYSVNTLAQMAAAAALEDDGPFIQATRRMVSEAKSLLCSLFDELGLEYVANEGNYVMVRLPMPDTLMYRKLMTRGIMVRTMTGFRFPNWIRVSLVERPVMEMFCQAFTEALRES encoded by the coding sequence ATGTCGCTCCCCGCTCTTGACCGGCTCGTCCCGGCACATATCCAGCGTTTCGAACCGTATTATCCCAGCAAGCCGGACCATGTGCTCAAGCGCATGTACCATGTGGACACTCTTCACAGGCTGAATAACAACGAGAATCCGCTGGGCCCTCCAGCGGCTGTCCACCGTCTGGTGGAGTCCTTCTCCCCGGAGACCGTGCCGGTCTACCCGAACGGCGACTGCTTCGACCTGCGCCTGCAGCTCGCGCAGAAGTTTTCCAAGGACCCGGACCAGTTCCTCGTGGGAAACGGCTCGTGCGAGGTTATTTCCAGTGTCATCAAGGCCTTCTGTGAAGAAGGGGATAATATAATAACCGCGGACAAGACATTCGCCGTCTATGAATGGGTGGCGGAGTTCTCCGGCATAGAAGCCAGGCTCATTCCGCTCCGCGAAGGCGCTTTCGATCCGCAGGCCATGTTGGAGGCCATGGACGAACGCACCAAGATTCTTTTCGTCTGCAATCCGAACAACCCCACCGGCACCTACTGGGATGCCGACACGATGAAGGATTTCCTGGAACGGGCAGGGGATGGCCGGATTATCGTGTTGGACGAGGCGTACTTCGAATACGTGGACAAGGCGGACTATCCGAACGGGATGGAGCTCATGCGCCAGCATCCCAACATCATCGTTTTCCGCACCTTCTCGAAAATGTACGCTTTGGCGGCAGCGCGGATTGGCTATCTCTGCGGTTCGCCGGAGGTGGTGAACATCGTGCGCCGGACGCATATCGTCTACTCCGTGAATACACTCGCCCAGATGGCCGCCGCCGCGGCGCTTGAGGACGACGGGCCCTTCATTCAGGCCACCCGGCGCATGGTTTCTGAAGCGAAATCGCTGCTCTGCTCACTTTTTGACGAGTTGGGACTGGAGTACGTTGCCAACGAGGGCAACTATGTGATGGTCCGACTGCCCATGCCAGACACCCTCATGTATCGGAAGCTCATGACCAGAGGCATCATGGTGCGCACCATGACAGGCTTTCGTTTTCCCAACTGGATACGGGTGAGCCTAGTGGAGCGGCCTGTGATGGAGATGTTCTGTCAGGCCTTCACCGAAGCGCTCCGGGAAAGCTGA
- a CDS encoding MFS transporter gives MTTAESSPAHSLLRFELLVLYAIALLAFCNIAVFYSFNIYMERLGIAAEWRGPLLGMEPLAALFLRPLISPRLHLRNGVTVMAGSLVLIIAALLAYRFATTVPTLALVRLLHGTGFVALVSGAAAVFVHFIPPGKSAAAFGVFTIMTQAPFAIMPPFMEMMLRHTGNEAVAYAWVSLIMLPALALLYPLRKRVERLPEEPDTKLATGLDRIRESLLPRNVRRLLLVNLLLFMAVTTVYFFIKDYALSIRMDRPGLFFTFYICAMLTVRAFGSPFFDRLDKRKGITFALLLLAACMIFLGETKAQWAVLGLAVIYGSCLGAAMPLLGSAVYLASPPQSRGLNTNLMLSTIDAGYVFGPLLGGALLASGLMPSGLFLVAAGFAVLASIVTWATRFQMESGSPKAEPAGS, from the coding sequence ATGACTACCGCCGAGTCGTCGCCCGCTCACTCTCTACTGCGCTTCGAACTCCTGGTGCTCTATGCGATCGCGCTTCTCGCGTTCTGCAACATCGCCGTCTTCTACTCGTTCAATATCTACATGGAACGCCTCGGGATAGCTGCCGAATGGCGGGGGCCGTTGCTGGGAATGGAACCCCTCGCCGCACTGTTCCTGCGGCCGCTCATCAGCCCGCGGCTCCATCTGCGCAATGGGGTGACAGTCATGGCCGGCAGCCTTGTCCTCATCATCGCCGCCCTGCTCGCCTATCGTTTCGCAACCACTGTCCCGACCCTGGCACTGGTGCGGCTCCTGCACGGCACCGGATTCGTTGCGCTTGTTTCCGGAGCAGCCGCCGTTTTCGTGCACTTCATACCCCCGGGCAAAAGCGCGGCGGCTTTCGGCGTGTTCACCATCATGACCCAGGCCCCCTTCGCCATCATGCCGCCGTTCATGGAGATGATGCTACGCCATACCGGCAACGAGGCAGTGGCGTATGCCTGGGTCTCTCTCATCATGCTTCCTGCCCTCGCGTTGCTGTACCCGCTACGCAAGCGCGTCGAGAGGCTGCCGGAGGAGCCGGACACGAAGCTCGCTACCGGGCTTGATCGCATTCGCGAATCGCTTCTCCCCAGGAACGTACGCCGACTGCTTCTGGTAAACCTGCTCCTGTTCATGGCGGTGACCACGGTCTACTTCTTCATAAAGGACTACGCCCTCTCCATCCGCATGGACCGACCCGGCCTTTTCTTCACGTTCTATATCTGCGCGATGCTCACGGTGCGTGCTTTCGGCAGCCCGTTTTTCGACAGGCTGGACAAGCGCAAAGGCATCACCTTCGCGCTCCTGCTCCTCGCCGCCTGCATGATCTTTCTGGGCGAGACAAAGGCGCAGTGGGCCGTTCTCGGGCTGGCCGTGATCTACGGCTCGTGTCTGGGCGCCGCCATGCCGCTCCTGGGCTCCGCCGTATATCTCGCATCCCCGCCGCAGAGCCGCGGCCTCAATACGAATCTCATGCTCTCCACCATAGACGCCGGATACGTTTTCGGTCCCCTGCTCGGAGGAGCGCTGCTGGCCAGCGGGCTCATGCCAAGCGGGCTGTTCCTCGTGGCAGCAGGATTCGCCGTGCTCGCCAGCATTGTGACGTGGGCAACCCGGTTCCAGATGGAATCCGGCTCACCAAAGGCCGAGCCTGCTGGAAGCTGA
- a CDS encoding efflux RND transporter permease subunit translates to MSFESILRHTTLLAVSVLGLCVLGLLAAFSVPVQMIPDVATRTVMVETQWPGATPQDVEQEILIEQEQYLRTLPNLQRIISTASTGQAGIRLDFPFGADVNEALLRTSNALSQVSDYPENVDQPALTTTSSSEEPFMYFAITPRPDNGMDLDLAMVRDFLDDEVRPRIERIPGVSLVGIMGGAERQVRIEVDPERLAQRGLDMSDVRDALRARNLDTSGGDLDMGKRRMLVRTVGRFAGAAEITSLIVAEENGTITRLSELGNVQLDHYEQQELTFVNGEPALFLSVRRETGANVIQTKYAVLPEVEAIGREVLAPEGLQISLFSEDARYVEQSVASVWRALGMGALLASLVLYIFLRSIRTTAIGVIAIPLCTIAAFAGLLLAGRTLNVISLAGIAFALGMTVDNAVVVLESIDQERRRGLKPFDAAVEGTWRVWRAVLACTATTIIVFLPILLVDDEAGQLFSDIVIAFAASIIASLLVAASVVPALAARLMGPHEDEPPAGGGYFDRVAQRLNWFIKSRMRRLLVIAGTVAGAVLALILLTPPAEYLPEGEEARVFANMVAPPGYSLSEMEGVTEDLIADLRPHRRGGASYDAQQTANFPDIEMFSMFVDAQGITVVTDPSDPSQIEPLRRALEKRMTAVPGMRASTARGSVISAEDGGTRSINIEISGNDLQQIYRVAELAFARAEHLFPDAQISSEPGSLTLDQPLLELRPRWDRIAEVGLDSSRFGYSVAALSDGAFVDRMILDDRQVDIYLFSSAGMAQRPEDLQHLAIATPSGAVLPVSALADLHETVDTDSIRRVNGRRTVTLYIVPPRSVPLEAGVEQVRRQILDEMSMAGEVPDGVSLDITGAADQLDSTRQSLFSNFLIAIVLSYLALVATFRHWGHPLLVMITVPLGAAGGMLGLALLNGSGALLDLFGLGRIDQPFDMITLLGFLVLLSAVVNNPILIVMEAYHGLGEGASPASAVEHAVRTRLRPILMSTCTTVIGLLPLVAIPGAGTELYRGLGAVMLGGMLTSMVVTLTFLPCLLVTVIESMPVVSEKSRNLLEALVTRPLAWLRRHRAPSA, encoded by the coding sequence ATGAGTTTCGAGAGCATTCTTCGTCATACCACCCTGCTTGCGGTGAGCGTTCTGGGCCTTTGCGTGCTCGGTCTTCTCGCGGCGTTCAGCGTTCCGGTGCAGATGATACCCGATGTCGCAACCCGCACTGTGATGGTCGAGACCCAGTGGCCTGGGGCCACGCCCCAGGATGTGGAACAGGAGATATTGATCGAGCAGGAGCAGTACCTGCGCACATTGCCCAATCTCCAGCGTATCATCTCAACAGCAAGCACCGGGCAGGCGGGCATACGATTGGATTTTCCGTTCGGTGCCGACGTCAATGAGGCTCTGCTTCGGACAAGCAACGCGCTCAGCCAGGTTTCCGACTATCCGGAGAATGTCGATCAGCCGGCTTTGACCACGACTTCGTCCTCCGAAGAGCCTTTCATGTATTTCGCCATTACGCCACGCCCCGACAACGGCATGGATCTCGACCTGGCGATGGTGCGCGACTTTCTAGACGACGAGGTTCGTCCGCGAATCGAGCGTATTCCCGGCGTGTCTCTGGTTGGCATCATGGGGGGAGCCGAACGGCAGGTCCGTATTGAGGTCGACCCTGAACGGCTGGCCCAGCGCGGACTGGATATGAGCGATGTACGCGACGCGCTCAGGGCGCGGAACCTGGACACATCCGGCGGCGACCTCGACATGGGCAAGCGTCGTATGTTGGTGCGTACCGTGGGTAGATTCGCCGGCGCTGCCGAGATCACATCGTTGATCGTCGCCGAAGAGAACGGAACCATCACCCGTCTGTCCGAGCTGGGCAACGTGCAGCTCGATCATTACGAGCAGCAGGAGCTCACTTTCGTTAACGGCGAGCCTGCGCTGTTTCTGTCGGTGCGGCGCGAAACCGGCGCGAATGTTATCCAGACTAAATACGCCGTGCTTCCTGAGGTCGAAGCGATTGGGCGCGAGGTTCTGGCGCCCGAAGGTCTCCAGATTTCGCTGTTCTCGGAGGATGCTCGATATGTCGAGCAATCGGTGGCGAGCGTCTGGCGGGCGCTCGGGATGGGCGCCCTGCTCGCCTCGCTTGTGCTTTACATCTTCCTGCGATCGATACGGACAACCGCGATCGGCGTCATCGCCATTCCGCTCTGCACCATCGCGGCCTTTGCCGGCCTGCTGCTTGCCGGCCGCACGCTCAATGTAATCTCGCTGGCCGGGATAGCTTTCGCGCTCGGTATGACCGTCGACAATGCGGTCGTCGTGCTGGAGAGCATCGACCAGGAGCGCAGGCGCGGGCTGAAGCCATTCGACGCCGCCGTAGAAGGCACGTGGCGCGTATGGCGGGCAGTCCTCGCTTGCACGGCAACGACGATAATCGTGTTTCTGCCGATACTACTGGTCGACGATGAGGCTGGGCAGCTTTTCTCCGACATTGTGATCGCGTTCGCGGCATCAATCATCGCATCGCTCCTTGTTGCCGCCTCGGTCGTCCCCGCCCTTGCTGCACGATTGATGGGGCCGCACGAAGACGAGCCCCCTGCTGGAGGCGGATATTTCGATCGGGTTGCGCAGCGCCTCAACTGGTTCATCAAATCGCGAATGCGTCGGCTGTTGGTGATCGCAGGCACGGTTGCAGGGGCTGTCCTGGCGCTCATTTTGCTGACGCCGCCGGCGGAATATCTTCCCGAAGGCGAAGAGGCGCGAGTCTTCGCCAACATGGTTGCTCCGCCTGGTTACAGCCTGAGCGAGATGGAAGGCGTAACTGAAGACCTCATCGCCGATTTGCGTCCCCACAGAAGAGGCGGCGCATCCTATGATGCGCAACAGACGGCGAATTTTCCGGACATAGAGATGTTCTCCATGTTCGTCGACGCCCAGGGGATAACGGTGGTGACTGATCCGAGCGATCCCTCCCAGATCGAGCCACTGCGCAGGGCTTTGGAGAAACGGATGACGGCGGTGCCCGGAATGCGGGCATCGACAGCGCGTGGCTCGGTCATTTCGGCAGAAGATGGCGGGACGCGGAGCATCAACATCGAAATATCCGGCAACGATCTTCAGCAGATATACAGGGTGGCCGAACTGGCCTTTGCCCGGGCTGAACACTTGTTCCCCGATGCTCAGATAAGCTCGGAACCCGGTTCGCTGACGCTGGATCAACCGCTTCTGGAACTCCGGCCGCGTTGGGATCGCATAGCCGAGGTTGGACTCGATTCCAGCCGCTTCGGCTATTCTGTGGCGGCCTTGAGTGACGGTGCGTTTGTCGACCGCATGATCCTCGATGACCGTCAGGTCGACATTTATTTATTCAGCAGCGCGGGGATGGCTCAACGCCCCGAGGATCTGCAGCATCTGGCTATCGCGACACCGTCGGGAGCCGTTCTGCCTGTGTCTGCGCTCGCTGATTTGCACGAAACAGTCGATACAGACAGCATTCGGCGCGTGAACGGCCGCCGGACGGTGACACTTTACATAGTTCCCCCTCGTTCTGTGCCGCTGGAAGCCGGCGTCGAACAGGTCCGGCGCCAGATCCTCGACGAAATGAGCATGGCCGGCGAAGTGCCGGACGGCGTATCATTGGACATCACGGGGGCCGCCGATCAGCTCGATTCAACGCGGCAATCGCTGTTCAGCAATTTTCTGATCGCCATCGTCCTGTCCTACTTGGCGCTGGTCGCCACGTTCCGGCATTGGGGGCACCCCCTGCTGGTAATGATAACCGTGCCGTTGGGAGCGGCAGGCGGCATGCTGGGGCTCGCGCTTCTCAACGGCAGCGGCGCGTTGCTCGATCTCTTTGGTCTTGGACGCATCGATCAGCCTTTCGATATGATTACGTTGCTTGGCTTTCTGGTGCTGCTGAGCGCAGTGGTGAACAATCCAATTCTGATTGTGATGGAGGCCTATCACGGCCTGGGGGAAGGCGCCTCGCCGGCCTCCGCCGTCGAACACGCCGTACGCACGCGGCTGCGGCCGATCTTGATGTCGACCTGTACAACGGTCATCGGGCTCCTCCCGCTCGTGGCGATCCCGGGCGCCGGTACCGAGCTCTACCGGGGCCTCGGCGCGGTCATGCTGGGCGGCATGCTTACATCGATGGTCGTCACTCTGACGTTCCTGCCGTGCCTGCTGGTCACCGTCATCGAGTCCATGCCCGTTGTCTCGGAAAAATCGCGAAACCTGCTCGAAGCCCTGGTGACCCGCCCGCTGGCATGGCTGCGCCGGCATAGAGCGCCGAGTGCCTGA
- a CDS encoding efflux RND transporter periplasmic adaptor subunit — translation MKGLLAVSFLAAALPLTSCDTAGGEEPIEEPPVRVIAERAEKAVFGERLSFSGTLTAEQDVLLSPRVDGLVSKVHVDAGDRVQSGSLLLDLDRQVARQALARMRAQLQQATAVRREAERQLAISQQLGEGDFIATSQIEERESELAIALAAEASARASAKEQQELIDRHSLPAPFSGVISERMTEAGAWVARGTSVFRLVAFDRVRLDLQVPQERFEQIDENAQLRIYSQALGSDSLPARIIAKVPAANAGTRAFLLRLLVDDSTGRLLPGMSARAEIVLPPRPDAISIHSDALLRQADGGQSVFVVETVGETHIAKRRTVRFLYRQQDEVAITGNLHAGQEVVVEGNEALQEGQTISLVRQNQ, via the coding sequence ATGAAGGGCCTGCTTGCGGTTTCTTTTCTCGCCGCAGCGTTACCTTTGACGAGCTGCGACACTGCGGGTGGTGAAGAGCCCATTGAGGAACCTCCAGTACGCGTCATCGCTGAGCGTGCAGAAAAAGCGGTCTTCGGAGAGCGCCTCTCGTTTTCAGGAACCTTGACGGCGGAGCAGGATGTTCTGCTCTCGCCTCGTGTCGACGGACTCGTTTCAAAGGTGCATGTGGATGCCGGAGACAGGGTGCAGTCCGGCAGCCTGCTCCTGGATCTCGATCGGCAGGTTGCACGCCAGGCGCTGGCGCGGATGCGCGCGCAGCTTCAGCAGGCAACGGCCGTTCGCCGTGAGGCGGAACGGCAGCTGGCGATCTCGCAGCAGCTTGGTGAGGGAGACTTCATCGCGACGTCCCAAATTGAGGAACGTGAGTCCGAGTTGGCGATTGCGCTTGCAGCCGAGGCATCGGCCAGAGCCAGCGCGAAAGAACAACAGGAGCTTATCGATCGCCATAGCCTTCCCGCGCCATTTTCAGGCGTGATTTCCGAGCGCATGACCGAAGCCGGTGCATGGGTTGCGCGGGGGACGTCCGTGTTTCGTTTGGTGGCGTTCGACCGCGTCCGTCTCGATCTGCAAGTGCCACAGGAACGCTTCGAACAAATTGACGAGAACGCCCAATTACGGATTTATTCTCAAGCGCTTGGAAGTGATTCTCTGCCGGCGCGCATCATTGCGAAAGTGCCGGCTGCAAATGCCGGTACACGAGCCTTTCTATTGCGCCTGCTCGTCGACGATTCCACAGGGCGGTTGCTCCCCGGCATGTCCGCACGGGCAGAAATCGTCTTGCCGCCTCGTCCCGACGCAATATCCATCCATAGCGATGCCCTCCTTCGCCAAGCTGATGGCGGCCAAAGCGTTTTCGTCGTCGAAACTGTCGGCGAAACGCACATCGCCAAGCGCAGAACTGTCCGTTTTCTTTATCGCCAGCAAGACGAAGTCGCGATCACCGGCAATCTCCACGCCGGGCAGGAGGTCGTGGTTGAGGGAAATGAAGCGCTTCAGGAAGGACAAACCATCAGCCTGGTCCGGCAGAATCAATGA
- a CDS encoding hydroxyacid dehydrogenase, giving the protein MSKVALVQPIGEPGVRMLREAGHDVVAFDNPLSASQLKDTLKSTPDVEGMIVKNAAINREVIESAPRLKVIARHGVGLDRIDLTAAAENGVVVTHTPEANCISVAEHALALILALSRNLITWDRAVRDSDFEVRKRLPGRELSGKTLGILGMGKSGRSLAQMALHGLRMRVVAYTPHPDPAKCPGVKLIPDWREVLGIADYVSLHMPLTPETEGLIGRTELELMQPGAFLINCSRGQIVKEKELIEILMAGRIGGAGLDVFEEEPPQEGNPLLQMENVILTPHGAAHTHEALERMAEQAARSVIDVLNGLPPTWPAPLPPPAP; this is encoded by the coding sequence ATGTCCAAGGTAGCCCTTGTCCAGCCCATAGGGGAACCCGGTGTGCGCATGCTCAGGGAAGCCGGCCACGATGTTGTCGCTTTCGACAATCCGTTGTCGGCTTCCCAACTGAAAGACACGTTGAAGAGCACGCCGGACGTCGAAGGAATGATCGTAAAGAATGCGGCGATCAATCGCGAGGTCATCGAAAGCGCGCCGCGACTCAAGGTAATCGCACGCCACGGCGTCGGGCTGGATCGTATAGATCTCACTGCTGCCGCCGAGAACGGCGTAGTCGTAACGCATACGCCAGAAGCGAACTGCATATCCGTGGCGGAACATGCCTTGGCCCTGATCCTGGCCCTGTCCCGCAATCTTATCACGTGGGACCGCGCGGTTCGCGACAGTGATTTCGAAGTTCGGAAGCGCCTGCCAGGAAGAGAATTAAGCGGAAAGACACTGGGCATTTTGGGAATGGGCAAGAGTGGCAGGAGTCTGGCCCAAATGGCGCTGCATGGCCTGCGAATGCGGGTCGTCGCGTATACCCCGCACCCCGACCCGGCGAAATGTCCCGGTGTGAAGCTGATTCCTGATTGGCGTGAAGTGCTCGGAATCGCGGATTACGTTTCCCTCCACATGCCCTTGACGCCTGAAACCGAAGGCCTGATCGGCCGCACGGAATTGGAGCTGATGCAACCCGGCGCTTTCTTGATCAATTGCTCCAGGGGACAGATCGTCAAAGAAAAAGAGCTCATCGAAATACTGATGGCCGGACGAATTGGCGGAGCCGGGCTGGATGTCTTTGAAGAAGAGCCCCCGCAGGAAGGCAATCCGCTCCTCCAGATGGAAAACGTGATTCTCACCCCCCACGGAGCCGCGCATACGCATGAGGCCCTGGAGCGAATGGCCGAACAAGCCGCCCGGAGTGTGATCGATGTTTTGAATGGCCTCCCTCCCACATGGCCCGCTCCCCTGCCTCCCCCTGCCCCCTGA